From a single Uloborus diversus isolate 005 unplaced genomic scaffold, Udiv.v.3.1 scaffold_11, whole genome shotgun sequence genomic region:
- the LOC129232186 gene encoding uncharacterized protein LOC129232186, with the protein MILIDPSQRDLQRIVWKEGINEPIKIYNLSTITYGTTSAPYLATRTLKQLALDEEKDFRIAAEVIKTDTYIDDIVTGCPDIATARELQRQLKLLLQRGGMNLHKWSANHEELLRDISEGAETYSFTEDSETKTLGILWNHKCDEFAFKVALENLDIYTKRAVLSNIARIYDPLGLIGPIIVKAKIFMQKLFLLHIGWDEPLPDQESKEWKSFVQSLSAIQCIKVKRCILIEDAVDVQLNGFADASENGYGAAIYVKSTAATGETATHLLCSKSKVAPLKRISIPRLELNAAVLLAKLLHRVMKSLQVSFSEVHLWSDSTIVLAWLKSDPHVLKTFVANRIALLQELTNGFQWHHIRSEDNPSDMVSRGLDPSKLLDNKLWWHGPDLLN; encoded by the coding sequence ATGATTCTTATTGATCCAAGTCAAAGAGATTTGCAACGAATTGTTTGGAAAGAAGGTATAAATGAGCCAATTAAAATTTACAACCTCTCTACAATAACGTACGGGACGACTAGTGCGCCATATCTCGCCACACGGACGCTGAAACAATTAGCGTTAGATGAGGAGAAGGACTTTCGCATAGCAGCGGAAGTCATTAAGACAGATACTTATATTGATGACATTGTTACAGGTTGTCCAGATATAGCTACGGCACGAGAATTGCAACGCCAGTTGAAACTCTTACTTCAACGTGGAGGTATGAACTTACATAAATGGTCAGCAAACCATGAAGAACTGTTGAGAGATATTTCAGAAGGTGCTGAAACTTACTCGTTTACAGAAGATAGTGAAACCAAGACGTTAGGTATTTTGTGGAACCATAAGTGTGATGAGTTTGCTTTTAAAGTTGCACTGGAAAATTTGGATATTTATACTAAACGTGCAGTTTTATCCAATATTGCCAGAATCTATGATCCGCTCGGTCTGATTGGCCCTATAATCGTCAAAGCAAAGATATTCATGCAAAAATTGTTTCTTCTACATATCGGATGGGATGAGCCATTGCCGGATCAAGAAAGTAAGGAGTGGAAAAGCTTCGTTCAGTCATTGTCAGCAATACAGTGCATTAAAGTTAAAAGATGTATCTTAATCGAAGATGCTGTAGACGTTCAACTAAATGGATTCGCTGATGCTAGTGAAAATGGGTATGGAGCAGCGATATACGTCAAATCTACTGCAGCTACAGGAGAAACAGCTACCCATTTGTTGTGCAGCAAATCAAAGGTTGCTCCTTTGAAAAGAATCTCCATTCCTCGACTTGAGCTTAATGCAGCTGTGCTACTTGCTAAGTTACTTCATAGAGTAATGAAGTCCTTGCAAGTGAGTTTCTCTGAAGTTCATCTGTGGTCAGACTCGACTATTGTTCTGGCTTGGCTGAAAAGTGATCCACACGTGTTAAAGACATTCGTAGCCAATCGCATAGCTCTTCTACAAGAATTGACAAATGGATTTCAGTGGCACCATATTCGTTCAGAAGACAATCCTTCGGATATGGTCAGCCGAGGTCTTGATCCGAGTAAACTTCTTGACAACAAACTGTGGTGGCATGGACCAGACTTGCTAAACTAG